A region of Paenibacillus sp. JNUCC-31 DNA encodes the following proteins:
- a CDS encoding DUF5345 family protein, with product MSRSDEHDEQEIVARMQQQMSVLDDAYEPVNIPSLASLEAQVRERRQVRRRANRIEMIMFWIVGLFVIAFGVLLFHSAPVLYLGIQALSLGAAIAVVAIWTGRRRKETRHE from the coding sequence ATGAGCAGATCTGATGAACATGATGAACAAGAAATCGTGGCACGGATGCAACAGCAGATGAGTGTGCTGGATGATGCGTATGAGCCTGTAAACATCCCTTCATTAGCTTCACTTGAAGCCCAAGTCAGGGAGCGACGGCAAGTCAGAAGAAGAGCCAATCGAATCGAAATGATCATGTTCTGGATTGTTGGCTTGTTCGTTATCGCTTTTGGTGTGCTGCTATTCCATTCGGCGCCAGTTCTATATTTGGGTATTCAGGCGCTCAGTCTGGGAGCTGCGATTGCCGTGGTAGCAATCTGGACAGGAAGACGCCGGAAGGAGACCCGCCATGAATGA
- the sigY gene encoding RNA polymerase sigma factor SigY, whose protein sequence is MKAAELEEVQRAIQGDDAALAELLQRHYVFVYKYLVKVTMDPNVAEETVQDTMIRCMENIHRYDGSSAFSSWMITIATRIYIDKTRRRRREQIWLESIRNQAVRKLRWQFDIRNEEWTDVMDAMTRLTPEHRIAVLLKHYYGYGYDEIGEMLGIPSGTAKSRTAYGLRQLRKELDEHEQI, encoded by the coding sequence ATGAAAGCAGCCGAACTGGAAGAGGTCCAGAGAGCGATACAGGGAGATGACGCAGCACTGGCAGAACTGCTTCAGCGTCACTACGTTTTTGTATATAAGTATCTTGTCAAAGTAACGATGGACCCCAATGTTGCGGAGGAGACAGTACAGGATACGATGATCCGATGTATGGAAAATATCCACAGGTATGATGGTTCGTCTGCCTTTTCGTCATGGATGATTACGATTGCCACCCGTATATATATCGACAAGACAAGACGCAGGAGAAGAGAACAGATCTGGCTGGAATCCATACGAAATCAGGCTGTACGAAAATTACGCTGGCAGTTTGACATCAGGAATGAGGAATGGACAGACGTTATGGATGCCATGACTAGGTTAACACCAGAACATCGTATTGCCGTACTTCTGAAGCATTATTATGGCTATGGATATGATGAAATAGGAGAAATGCTGGGGATTCCATCCGGAACGGCTAAATCAAGAACGGCGTATGGTCTTCGTCAGTTGAGAAAGGAGCTGGATGAACATGAGCAGATCTGA